The Aedes aegypti strain LVP_AGWG chromosome 3, AaegL5.0 Primary Assembly, whole genome shotgun sequence genome contains a region encoding:
- the LOC5568998 gene encoding 26S proteasome regulatory subunit 6B, whose product MAEVELFVAEKDETDVRPMKDTTLDELDMEDLYTKYKKLQKMLEFLEVQEEYIKDEQRNLKKEYLHAQEEVKRIQSVPLVIGQFLEAVDQNNGIVGSTTGSNYFVRILSTIDRELLKPSASVALHKHSNALVDVLPPEADSSISMLQADEKPEVQYSDIGGMDMQKQEIREAVELPLTHFELYKQIGIDPPRGVLMYGPPGCGKTMLAKAVAHHTTAAFIRVVGSEFVQKYLGEGPRMVRDVFRLAKENSPAIIFIDEIDAIATKRFDAQTGADREVQRILLELLNQMDGFDQTTNVKVIMATNRADTLDPALLRPGRLDRKIEFPLPDRRQKRLIFSTITAKMNLSEDVDLEDYVARPDKISGADINAICQEAGMHAVRENRYIVLAKDFEKGYKNNIKKDETEHEFYK is encoded by the exons aaattacaaaaaatgctgGAGTTTTTGGAGGTTCAAGAGGAGTACATTAAAGACGAACAGCGTAATCTTAAAAAGGAATATCTCCATGCCCAGGAAGAGGTCAAACGGATCCAATCGGTCCCGTTGGTGATCGGCCAATTTTTGGAAGCGGTCGATCAAAACAACGGTATTGTGGGCTCAACTACAGGATCGAATTACTTCGTTCGAATTTTGTCCACAATCGATCGAGAACTGTTGAAACCTTCTGCTAGTGTGGCACTGCATAAGCATAGCAACGCTCTGGTGGATGTTCTACCGCCGGAAGCTGATAGCTCGATTTCTATGCTTCAAGCCGATGAGAAACCGGAAGTTCAGTATTCGGATATTGGAGGTATGGATATGCAGAAACAAGAAATTCGAGAAGCCGTCGAACTGCCGCTTACACACTTTGAGTTGTACAAGCAAATTGGTATTGATCCCCCGAGAGGTGTACTGATGTACGGACCACCTGGTTGCGGAAAAACTATGTTGGCCAAGGCTGTGGCTCATCATACAACAGCAGCCTTTATTAG AGTTGTTGGCTCcgagtttgtccagaaatatctGGGCGAAGGTCCTCGTATGGTGCGTGATGTATTCCGTTTGGCAAAAGAAAATTCCCCAGCTATAATTTTCATTGATGAAATCGACGCAATTGCCACTAAGCGTTTCGATGCTCAAACTGGCGCTGACAGGGAAGTGCAACGTATCCTACTGGAATTATTGAATCAAATGGACGGATTTGATCAAACGACCAACGTTAAAGTTATCATGGCTACCAATCGTGCTGATACACTAGATCCCGCACTGCTGCGTCCAGGACGTTTGGATAGGAAAATCGAATTTCCTTTGCCCGATCGTCGTCAAAAACGATTAATTTTTTCGACCATCACTGCAAAGATGAATCTATCCGAAGACGTTGATCTGGAAGACTACGTTGCTCGGCCGGACAAAATATCTGGCGCGGACATCAATGCAATTTGTCAGGAAGCTGGCATGCACGCTGTGCGCGAAAATAG GTACATTGTCTTGGCTAAAGATTTCGAGAAGGGTTATAAGAACAACATCAAGAAAGATGAAACCGAACACGAGTTCTACAAATAG